One Arachis hypogaea cultivar Tifrunner chromosome 2, arahy.Tifrunner.gnm2.J5K5, whole genome shotgun sequence genomic window, TTGACCGGCCGATGATTTAAGGCAAGTGCACACGGTCCTGCGGTCGGCGGGAGTCCTGGCACTGGCAAGGATATTCTTGACCCCTTGGCAACATGTCGGTGTCGGGACTCCCCCGCGCTGCAGGTATCCGAGGCAAGATGTCAAGGAAACGGTCACGGTGCCACACGACATGGCGCCGTGGACCAACGGTGCACTCAACAATGCCATGCACACCATAAGAACAACGCATGTAACCCTAATGCTGGCCATGATGATGAGTGATTTAGACTTGATAGAGAATGAAAAGGAAAAcaagtgttttttattttgagGGTGATTGGTTGGTTGCACTTGGGTGAATGGTAGTGGTGCAAAGTGTAGGGTTTATATAGAAGGTTTTGGAGTGGGGGTTTTAAATGTGAAAGATAAGGCATGTAATGGAAGTGTCAGCCATgaatgtggtggtggttgtgctCAATTCAATGCTTTGTTTCGTACATGGTCTTATCTTTCAGCACCTGGCTTCATATTAGCCGTTCATTATGATCATCTATTAAAtttgttaaatatataattatttattgattagtttaaattttttgacataaataattttataataaaattagataaattattattgattgaaCCATGCTCATAATTAAGTGTAAAAAAACACAAAttcaaaaagatatataaaataatatatataaaaatatatttaatcttttaaattaaCCATTATTATGTAAGCTTTCTCTTGATCTGTAgacatgtatttttatttaaaattttctaagtcAAGTTTGACATAATGTGAAGTGTGATTGTGGTCAGATGATCCATTTCCATAAAATTCAGATAATATATATGGTCACTTTTTATATATGCacagaaaagggaaaaaaaaagaaattaatagcATATATTTCTTGAATTGAAGTTGCAAGAGATCAGATCAAtactattattgttttttttttttttccctcaccGACGTGAGGAATAGACTCACTAGTTATTACTAGTTAGCTACTAGATAGTCACTACTattcactacaaaaaaataaaaacggtTACCTAAAAACCTAACTACCACTGTTTTGGAGTAAAAGGAATACAAATACTACGTGATTACGTGAATAACtaattcaaatataaatattaggtatataaaaaattaaaaattaatcattgaatcagttatattttatatatttttaatttgtattttatatgaaaaaactaatttaataattaattttttgtggacccatactataaatatttttataatgtaTTACTAAAATACACCATTTCCAAATACATTTATTTACAATAAATGTATAAATAATTGAACACGTTAATTATTATTTGTGAACTAAATTTTACTGCTATCTTTTCGTAATAAAGACAGTAATAGTCACGAGCTCGCTGTCCCCATCTTTGAATGACAGATGGAGTTGGGTGAATTATTTTTCCGTCATGTTCcatattgattaaatttttatgatatttgatGTAAAAtcattgagttaattattttgtatatgaTGGATGAAATTGTGTAATACCTTAGTATGAGTTAAAATGGATATATTTTACAAGTGTGATATATAATACAAattgttatttaaaatttgtataacaaaaaaaattgttattcacaattttataaattatatttttttaaattaaaaaattaaaattgtaactcacaattttttattttttttgtcttatttaaaattataattcacaatttcttttaattttttttaattttttgtcttaTTAAAACAGTTACTTACTATTCTTTTAATTCCATATCACTACATTGTACTAAaacattataatattaataaaaaataccaataataactcaatataaaaaaaaaattagccgcaCTTACCAATCATATGCTATATGTGTCCCAAGCTATGGGATTTGTTAATGGGCTCAATTTTTTAGTTATGGAGGGCATCTGTGTGCTATGCTTGGATATGGAGTTAGGGGGGACTACACATATATGTGGGACAGATTTTTGTCAGTTTGAGATGAAGGAACTCGGACCGTGCGAGTTCTTAggctttaaaatttttataaacaaattgGACAGTCCGATTTGTTTGGCAATGAGATAGAACTTCGAGTAGAAGAATTCGGACCCAACGAATTCAGAACTTAGGAATGCGAATGAAAATCGCACGGTCCAAGTTCATAGATGAGAGTTTGAATTGGTGATCATTGAACTCGGACTCTCCGTTTTGTTGAAAGATTAGGAAGAAATCGGATGGTCTGAATTcggtcttttatattttttttgtgttcaAGTTAACCTAGTCGTAGGGTTCGAGTTCCTTAAAGTTGGTGATATAAAAGGGTGAAGTGAACTGGTGGGTGGGACATTAGCTGCgtcttccttcttcttcaacGGCTGCGTGTTCCTTCTTCTTAAaaactctctctttttttcagTTTTGATTTTGATAATGTAGTATCTAAGACTAAGGTTATGTTTCTTTTGTGGTGAGTGAAAAATATGAGTGACAGAGTAttgctaaaaatattttattttggccAGATTTTGTTAGAAACGACTGAAGGAgttaaatttatttgtgaaagcCCAATAGATGTTGTTATTCCTTTTATTATCTCATTGAGGAGCTCAAAGGAGTAATCTGTGAAAAAATTGGTTCTGAGAGGGCAAGAAAGATATCATGTATTCTATACAGATATCCCATACCGGTATTTGGTGGATTCGTACAGTATCAAACCAAATACGTGACAGACGAAGCGAGCATGcaggagatgttttcaatgtatattgaaaaccGGTCTCAGATctcgttcatcgagttgtatgttgagtttgaacaatctgaGGCTGATCGGAATATTCTACaggaagattataatagtgacagtgaagaagagttcgaaagcaacTATGAATTTGTTGCTCCagatggtgatgaagatcaaagTGACAGAACCATAGCCCCAAATGTGGGAGAAGTGGCAAATGCACTCGCAAACGAAGtgccgtttgaggagccatcattcatgcgagttttagacttggaagccatgcatgttccgAAATTTCCGGAATATATGACTGCAGGTACGTAATCGTGGTATCCAAGTATTTTTTTAGTTAGACATTGATTGAGTTATGAATAATTTACCCTTTTTTTAGCATTATTTAATCATGCGTTCTGTGTCGTAGTTGTCAGGATCTAACCGGTCCTCGATCCGTTAaggagtttttttttcttttatatgctTCAAGTGTTTATTAGGAAATAATATTTATGTTGTATAAGATATGGTTGTAGCAAATAGCATGAGTTTGTAACAATTATGTGCACAGGCCCGATCTATTGTACGGTTCAAATGCCATGAACCGAACAAGACCGGCGCAGTTCGTTTGGGTTTCCGGTCGGTCCGGTCTGGTTTTTTACATTTGCTGCTGATGTGCTTATATTGTTTAGTGTGACATCATAACATGTTGAAGGTTTTGATTTATAGCATACTGGATGCAGTGAAATTTGATTTACCTTTAGAGTCGGTTTTGAGATATCTGCGTATTAATGAAATTTATCTTATGGCGTTTGTCCCAGCAGAAATTCCTATGgtcgcagatggtgaatttgccgTTGGGATGGAGTTCAATTCCAGAGAAGCTGTTATTAAGGCAGTAAAGGAGTATACCATACGACGAAGCGTAGACTACCGGGTATATGAGTCTgagccgttgacattttatgTCAAGTGTACACAGTATAGgtcagggtgtgattggcttatcagggttagcttgatcagcaggaagtactgttgggttataaggaggtataatggtagCCACACCTGTACCACAGCCACCATTTCACAGGATCATTCGAAGCTGGACTCTatcacaattgcagaagcaataaagccacTGGTTGAAGTTGACCCCTCCTTAAAGGTAAAATCGGTTATAGCAGAAGTGCAATCGAAATTCAACTACATCGTCAGTTACCGaaaagcatggttggctaagcagagggcagtagaaaaaatatttggaggttgggaagcatCGTATGAAGCCTTgcctatatggtttgaggccatgtgtcacaaggagccatcagctgttgtccattttgagactatgcctgcatatcaaggcGATGACTTGGTGGGTGATATTCGGGTATTGCATCGTGTAttttggagttattacccttgtattagggcattcagacattgtaagccAATTGTCCAGGTGGATGGGACTCACTTGTACGGAAAGTATAAGGGTTGTCTGCTTGTGGCAGTTTCACAGGATGGCAACAACAATATAGTCCCGATTGCGTTTGCTATTGTtgagggagagacttctgatgcatggCATTTTTTCCTAAGTAACCTCCGTCAACATGTTGTTACTCGGGATGGAGTGGGTCTAATATCTGACAGGCACGAGTCCATCAATGCAGCTGTGGAACGTAGTAACGGAGCTTGGTCACCTCCTAGAGCTTTTCATatgttttgcatcaggcatatagagtcgAATTTTCTGAGAAAGTTCAAGGCACCGTACCTCCAAAAATTGGTCGTTAACATCGGTAAACATTTACTAAATTTAAGCAAATTATTAATAGATGTGCCTTAAATAAATCTATTGATCTCAATTACTTTGCTTTCTATATGCTTTGATCTGCTAGGATATTCCAGGACGGTGCGGGAG contains:
- the LOC112751532 gene encoding non-specific lipid-transfer protein 1, whose translation is MASIRVTCVVLMVCMALLSAPLVHGAMSCGTVTVSLTSCLGYLQRGGVPTPTCCQGVKNILASARTPADRRTVCTCLKSSAGQVPGLNLANAGSLPSKCGVNIPYKISPSTNCNTYV